Genomic DNA from Enterococcus saccharolyticus subsp. saccharolyticus:
TCATCAAAAAAGGCGTAATATTCAACGTGTACATTGTCTTTAGCCTGACGAATGTCTTCAAACAAGCCCTCAAATTTCTTTTGCCCATCAGTATAAAAGGTGACCGCATTCCCTTTTGTTAAAGGCGATTCTTCCATATTTCTAAAATAATTTTTTAATAACTCCGATTCAGTCGTTTTAACGGTTTGGTGAAAATGACGATTATTTTCTTCGATGATTTCATTGATTTCAGCAATACGATTCTGGTGATCTTCACTAAAACGATAAATAATTTCTCCATCAATTCCTCTTCCACAAAACGCGTATAAAATAAAACCAATCCCCGGAAGAAAAACTAATGTCATCATCCACGCTAAAACACTAGCAATTGAACGTGGCTTTCGAAAAACAGTAATAAACGCCCCCACCGTATTAATGACGATGAGTCCCCATACGACTTGATAGGCAATTGCCATATCCATTGTAAATTCCATCTTATTCTCCTTATAATAAATTATTCTCCTTATAATAAATAATTATGATCTAATGTCACATCTAACTCATAAGCGCCAATTTTTTCATTTACAGCTTGTTGCAACAAATTAAGCAACTCCTTATCAGTTAGATGAAAATCATCCGGTATCACTAAATCAAACTGTAACGTTTGCTCACTTTTGACACGAAAATCATGCATACGCAGTTCTTTATCGATTTGCAAAACCATCGAACGCATCCGATGAAAGATTGCAATATAATTCGCATCACGAATATTCACTGGATCTAAATGACACACCAATTCGACATCTATGGCTTCACGAAAATCTTTTTCAATTTCGTCAATGATATAATGTGCCTTAGTCAAGGTTAATCCCGCATCTACTTCAATATGCACAGAAGCAAATCGTTTTTGTGGACCATAGTCGTGAACCAATAAATCATGATACCCTAAAATCGAGCCATATGAAGCTAACTTCTTCTCCATTGCTTGAATCTCTTTGTCAGTCGGACGACTTCCTAATAGTTCATGAATAAAATCTTTTACCATCGTATACCCACTATACAAAATATATAATGCCAATAAAAAGCCGACATAACCATCAATTCGCAGATTCGTTAACCACTCAAAAAAGGCGGAAATCAACACCGCAATCGTTGTATATACATCATTCAAACTATCTTTGCTAGTGGCTTTTAACGTTTGAGAATCAATTTTATTAGCGAAAGAAAGATACATTCTTCCTTGCCAAACCTTAATGCCAATTGAAGCAATTAAGACTAAAAATAATGCAGCAGATAATTTCACTGGTTCTGGATGCAAAATTTTCGCAAAGGAGGTTTGTAAGAATTGAAAACCTACAAACGTGATGATTAATGAAATAAATAATCCACTAATATATTCAAATCGTTCATGACCATAGGGATGTTCACTATCTGCTGGTTTGGCAGCAACTTTAAAACCTATTAACGTCAACACCGATGAAATTGTATCCGACAAACTATTCATCGCATCGGCCATAATCGAAACAGAACCTGCTGTAAAACCAATTAAAAACTTTCCAATAAAAAGAATCAGGTTAGAAAGTAGACCTAAAACACCAGCTAATTGCCCTACTTTTGTCCTTTGAGTCTCTTTATTTTCCTTCTCAATTTTTTTTAACAAAAAATTCAACATGCTCAAAGAACTCCTTTTCAATACACTTGTTGTTATTTTACCTTGAACACCCTCTTTTCTCCAAATGAAATAGTAAAATTGGGGAAAAGAACAACATTTTAACACTATTTCCATAAAAAGAACCTTATGTTCTGACATTCATCAAAACATAAGGTCACTATTTTATTTACTTGCTAACCAAGTTGCTACTTCTGCTAAAGCTGTTGGAATCCCTTCTGGATTTTTTCCACCGGCTTGTGCCATATCTGGACGACCACCGCCGCCACCGCCAACTTTCGGAGCGATTGCTTTGATTAAATCGCCAGCTTTTAGTCCTTTTTCTAAACCTTCTGGACTAACCGCAGCTAACAAGTTAACTTTCTCGTTAGCAGTTGTTGCTAGCA
This window encodes:
- a CDS encoding cation diffusion facilitator family transporter yields the protein MLKKIEKENKETQRTKVGQLAGVLGLLSNLILFIGKFLIGFTAGSVSIMADAMNSLSDTISSVLTLIGFKVAAKPADSEHPYGHERFEYISGLFISLIITFVGFQFLQTSFAKILHPEPVKLSAALFLVLIASIGIKVWQGRMYLSFANKIDSQTLKATSKDSLNDVYTTIAVLISAFFEWLTNLRIDGYVGFLLALYILYSGYTMVKDFIHELLGSRPTDKEIQAMEKKLASYGSILGYHDLLVHDYGPQKRFASVHIEVDAGLTLTKAHYIIDEIEKDFREAIDVELVCHLDPVNIRDANYIAIFHRMRSMVLQIDKELRMHDFRVKSEQTLQFDLVIPDDFHLTDKELLNLLQQAVNEKIGAYELDVTLDHNYLL